In Callospermophilus lateralis isolate mCalLat2 chromosome 4, mCalLat2.hap1, whole genome shotgun sequence, one genomic interval encodes:
- the LOC143396959 gene encoding olfactory receptor 6C6-like gives MKNQSVEIQFILLGLTDDPVLQIVIFLFLFFNYILSLMGNLIIILLTLLDPRLKTPMYFFLRNFSFLEVLFTTVCIPRFLISILTGNKTISYSGCATQLFFFFLLGITEFFLLAAMSYDRYVAICKPLHYPVIMNSRVCYQLVLSSWTTGLLIIFPPLLLGLKLDFCASKVIDHFLCDTSPVLQISCTDTRLIELMAFVLAVMTLVLTLFLVILSYTFIIKTILKFPDGQQRRKAFSTCSSHMLVVSITYGSCIFMYMNPSAKERVALTKGVAVLNTSVAPLLNPFIYTLRNQQVREALKHLLQRFCSFQNSKTEFRHK, from the coding sequence ATGAAGAATCAATCAGTGGAGATACAGTTCATTTTGCTTGGACTCACAGATGACCCTGTGCTACAAATTGTGATTTTcctgtttctattttttaattatatattgaGCCTGATGGGGAACTTAATCATCATCCTCCTCACCCTGCTGGATCCCCGCCTCAAGACTCCAATGTATTTCTTCCTCCGAAATTTTTCCTTCTTAGAAGTTTTGTTCACAACAGTCTGCATTCCACGGTTCCTGATAAGCATTCTCACAGGAAACAAAACAATTTCCTACAGTGGTTGTGCAActcaattattcttttttttcctattagggATTACAGAGTTTTTCCTCCTGGCTGCCATGTCCTATGACCGCTATGTCGCCATCTGCAAACCTCTGCATTACCCAGTCATTATGAACAGCAGAGTGTGCTACCAACTGGTGCTCAGCTCCTGGACAACTGGACTCTTAATCATCTTTCCCCCTTTGCTTCTGGGACTCAAACTGGATTTctgtgcttccaaagtgattgatCACTTCCTGTGTGACACTTCTCCAGTCCTGCAAATCTCTTGTACAGATACACGTTTAATAGAATTGATGGCTTTTGTCTTAGCTGTGATGACACTTGTTCTCACATTGTTTTTAGTGATCCTCTCCTACACATTCATCATCAAAACCATTCTCAAATTCCCTGATGGTCAACAACGAAGGAAGGCTTTTTCTACCtgctcctcacacatgctagttgtCTCTATTACTTATGGGAGCTGTATCTTTATGTATATGAATCCATCAGCAAAAGAAAGAGTGGCTTTAACTAAAGGTGTAGCTGTGCTCAATACCTCTGTTGCCCCTTTGCTCAACCCTTTCATTTACACCCTGAGGAACCAGCAGGTGAGAGAAGCCCTCAAGCATTTGCTCCAAAGGTTTTGTTCTTTTCAAAACAGCAAGACAGAGTTTAGacataaatga